The DNA window AGCATCGTTGCACTCGCGAACGCTGCCAGCGAACTCACTTTGCCCGTACCGAAGTTGAAGCGTGCATCCTTCGCATGGGTCCGGGTGTAGCGGTAGGCGAAAACCGAAATGGCGAGCGCAGAAGCATGGCTCCCCATGTGGAGCCCGTCGGCCAGGAGCGCCATCGAACCGAAGGCAATCCCCGCCGCGATCTCAGCAGTCATCGTCACCAACGTGATGACGATGACGATCAGTGTCCGGTGCTCAGCGGATTTCTTCCGGTCCTGGCCGAAGGTGTGGTCGTGTACCCACCGATCTATGGATTCGGTATGCATATGACGTGTCCTCGCGTCCTGCTGGAGGCATTCCGTTCCGCGCCCCCCAAACAACACAGGGGGAACTGTCGGTACTGCCGACCGTTCCCCCTGTGTATTCTAACCCAACCCAACGAACCCCTGGAGGTTCGGGGTCTACAGGAAAACCCGATTCGGTCGCTCAACTCCCGTAACTGTGAAGGCCCGACAGGACCAGGTTGACGCCCAGGTAGCACATGATGGTTGCGAGGAACCCCGCGATCGACAGGACGGCCGCCCGCGTCCCGTGCCACCCCCGAGTGATCCGGGCGTGGAGGAACGCGGCGTAAACGAGCCAGACGATGAGCGACCACGTCTCCTTCGGGTCCCACGACCAGTACGTCCCCCACGCGTAGTTCGCCCAGGCCGCGCCCGTGATGATCCCCGCGGTGAGGAACGGGAACCCCCAGATGATCGCCCGGTAGACCAAGTCGTCGAGGACGTTGGAGGAGGGAAAGCGGGCGATGACGCCCTCCGTCGTCCTGGCCTTCTCCTGTCTGGCCTTGAGGAGATACATCACGGCCACGCCGGCGGAGACGGCGAACGCCGCGTACCCGACGAAGCAGGTGATCACGTGGCCATGGAGCCAGTACGACTGGAGCGCCGGTACCAACGGCTGGATGCTGCCCTCGTTCGTGAAGGCGAACACCATGGTCAGGAACGCGATCGGGATCACGAAGGCGCCGAAGGCGCGGTTCTTGTACTTCCACTCCACGAACAGGTAGAAGAGGTTGACCGACCAGGCGAAGAAGAC is part of the Deltaproteobacteria bacterium genome and encodes:
- the ccsB gene encoding c-type cytochrome biogenesis protein CcsB, with translation MYGKKETLARIGTWICMAAAIVSTAALGVRWVESYRMGIGRIPVTNLYESLVFFAWSVNLFYLFVEWKYKNRAFGAFVIPIAFLTMVFAFTNEGSIQPLVPALQSYWLHGHVITCFVGYAAFAVSAGVAVMYLLKARQEKARTTEGVIARFPSSNVLDDLVYRAIIWGFPFLTAGIITGAAWANYAWGTYWSWDPKETWSLIVWLVYAAFLHARITRGWHGTRAAVLSIAGFLATIMCYLGVNLVLSGLHSYGS